In Rhodobacteraceae bacterium LMO-JJ12, a single window of DNA contains:
- a CDS encoding Zn-dependent hydrolase yields MSAPGQNLKINGDRLWDSLMEMAKIGPGVAGGNNRQTLTDVDSEGRALFQKWCEAAGCSMGLDSMGNMFARREGTDPDALPVYVGSHLDTQPTGGKYDGVLGVLGGLEIVRTLNDLGIKTRHPIVVTNWTNEEGTRYAPAMLASGVFAGIHTEDWAKDRTDADGKRFGDELKRIGWEGDEPVGARKMHAMFELHIEQGPILEAEGKDIGVVTHGQGLSWTQVTIHGKDSHTGSTPMPMRKNAGLGMARVLEKVDEIAWSHAPHAVGAAGHIEVYPNSRNVIPGKVIFTVDFRSPDLSVIEDMESRLKVEGQKIADDMGLTIEFEKVGGFDPVEFDRTCVSAVRNAAERLGYSHIDLISGAGHDACWINQVAPTAMVMCPCVDGLSHNEAEEISKDWATAGADVLMHAVVETAEIVE; encoded by the coding sequence ATGTCAGCCCCGGGACAGAACCTCAAAATCAACGGCGACCGTTTGTGGGACAGCCTGATGGAAATGGCCAAGATCGGCCCCGGCGTCGCCGGGGGCAATAACCGTCAGACGCTGACCGACGTCGATAGCGAGGGACGCGCCCTGTTTCAGAAATGGTGTGAAGCGGCGGGCTGTTCCATGGGGCTCGACTCCATGGGCAACATGTTCGCACGTCGCGAAGGCACCGACCCGGATGCGTTGCCTGTCTATGTCGGCTCGCATCTCGACACGCAGCCCACTGGGGGCAAATACGACGGCGTTCTCGGTGTGCTCGGCGGCCTTGAAATCGTGCGCACGCTCAACGATCTCGGCATAAAGACCCGCCATCCCATCGTCGTGACAAACTGGACCAACGAAGAGGGCACCCGCTATGCCCCTGCGATGCTTGCGTCTGGCGTTTTCGCCGGTATCCACACCGAAGATTGGGCCAAGGATCGCACCGATGCCGATGGTAAACGCTTTGGAGACGAGCTTAAGCGTATCGGCTGGGAGGGTGACGAACCCGTCGGCGCGCGCAAAATGCACGCCATGTTTGAACTCCACATCGAACAAGGCCCAATACTTGAGGCCGAGGGCAAGGATATCGGCGTCGTCACCCACGGCCAAGGGCTCTCCTGGACCCAGGTAACGATCCATGGCAAGGACAGCCATACCGGTTCCACACCGATGCCGATGCGCAAGAATGCCGGTCTCGGCATGGCGCGCGTTCTTGAAAAGGTTGACGAAATCGCCTGGTCCCACGCCCCTCATGCCGTAGGTGCGGCGGGTCATATCGAAGTTTATCCAAATTCGCGTAACGTGATCCCCGGCAAGGTGATCTTCACCGTCGATTTCCGCTCGCCCGATCTTTCTGTCATCGAAGACATGGAGTCGCGTCTGAAGGTCGAGGGCCAGAAGATCGCCGACGATATGGGCCTGACCATCGAATTTGAAAAAGTCGGCGGGTTTGACCCCGTGGAATTTGACAGGACCTGCGTCAGCGCCGTGCGCAACGCCGCCGAAAGGCTGGGGTATTCCCATATAGACCTGATTTCCGGCGCCGGTCACGACGCCTGCTGGATCAATCAGGTTGCACCAACGGCGATGGTGATGTGTCCCTGTGTCGATGGGTTGAGCCATAACGAGGCCGAGGAGATTTCCAAGGACTGGGCCACCGCCGGAGCGGATGTTCTGATGCACGCGGTTGTTGAGACGGCGGAGATTGTCGAGTGA
- the hydA gene encoding dihydropyrimidinase translates to MSTTVIKNGTVVTADLTYKADVAIEGGVIIEIGQGLKGDTELDATGCYVMPGGIDPHTHLEMPFMGTYSTDDFESGTRAALAGGTTMVVDFALPNQGEGLLDALKRWDNKSTRANCDYSFHMAVTWWGEQVFDDMKTVVQERGINTFKHFLAYKGALMVNDDELYSSFLRLAELGATPMVHAENGDVVAELSARLLAEGNTGPEAHAYSRPPQVEGEATNRAIMIADMAGAPLYVVHVSCEDSHEAIRRAKMQGKRVWGEPLIQHLTLDESEYFNKDWDHAARRVMSPPFRNKKHQDSLWAGLQSGSLSVVATDHCAFTTDQKRYGVGDFTKIPNGTGGLEDRMPMLWTNGVATGRLTMNEFVAVTSTNIAKILNCYPKKGAILVGADADLVVWDPEKEKTIAATSQQSAIDYNVFEGKHVKGLPRFTLTRGHVAVHDGEMRTEEGRGKFVAREPNATVNRALSQWKDLTAPQPVKRTGIPATGV, encoded by the coding sequence ATGAGCACCACAGTCATCAAGAACGGCACGGTCGTCACCGCCGATCTGACCTACAAAGCCGACGTCGCCATCGAGGGCGGCGTGATCATCGAAATCGGGCAAGGGCTCAAGGGCGACACCGAACTCGACGCGACCGGTTGCTATGTCATGCCCGGTGGGATCGACCCGCATACCCATCTCGAAATGCCCTTCATGGGTACCTATAGCACCGATGATTTTGAAAGCGGCACCCGCGCCGCCCTTGCAGGCGGCACCACGATGGTGGTCGACTTCGCGCTTCCCAATCAGGGTGAAGGCCTCTTGGATGCCCTGAAACGCTGGGACAATAAATCGACCCGTGCGAACTGTGACTATTCCTTCCACATGGCTGTGACATGGTGGGGCGAACAGGTCTTTGATGACATGAAGACTGTCGTGCAAGAGCGTGGAATTAATACGTTTAAACACTTTCTCGCCTACAAAGGCGCGCTCATGGTTAATGATGATGAGCTATATTCCAGCTTCCTGCGTCTGGCCGAACTCGGCGCGACCCCGATGGTGCATGCCGAAAACGGTGATGTCGTGGCCGAACTAAGCGCGCGTCTTCTGGCCGAGGGCAATACCGGCCCCGAGGCGCACGCCTATTCCCGCCCGCCACAGGTCGAAGGCGAAGCCACCAACCGCGCGATCATGATCGCCGATATGGCCGGCGCACCGCTCTACGTGGTGCACGTGAGCTGCGAAGACAGCCACGAAGCGATCCGACGCGCCAAGATGCAGGGCAAACGGGTCTGGGGCGAGCCGTTGATTCAACACCTCACGCTGGACGAGTCCGAGTATTTCAACAAAGATTGGGACCATGCCGCGCGCCGCGTCATGTCGCCGCCGTTCCGCAACAAGAAGCATCAGGATTCTCTTTGGGCGGGCCTGCAATCAGGTTCGCTCAGCGTGGTGGCCACCGATCATTGCGCCTTCACCACCGACCAGAAACGTTACGGCGTAGGCGATTTCACCAAGATCCCCAACGGCACCGGCGGGCTTGAAGACCGCATGCCGATGCTCTGGACCAATGGTGTTGCGACGGGTCGTTTGACGATGAACGAATTCGTTGCTGTCACATCAACTAACATCGCCAAGATATTGAATTGCTATCCTAAAAAGGGTGCAATCCTTGTCGGTGCCGACGCCGATCTCGTCGTCTGGGATCCCGAGAAAGAGAAGACCATCGCCGCCACCAGCCAGCAATCGGCGATTGATTACAACGTGTTCGAGGGCAAACATGTGAAGGGCCTGCCGCGCTTCACCCTGACACGCGGCCATGTTGCCGTGCATGACGGTGAAATGCGCACTGAGGAAGGTCGCGGCAAATTCGTCGCCCGCGAGCCCAACGCCACGGTGAACCGCGCTCTGAGCCAATGGAAAGACCTCACTGCGCCCCAGCCGGTCAAGCGCACGGGCATCCCGGCGACCGGCGTATGA
- a CDS encoding VOC family protein, producing the protein MTMMPELDGVLEAALYVDDLDTAAAFYGDLLGLEEVISHPPRHIFYRAGDTIVLLFVASETRNPPPPGAKLPVPPHGATGPGHLCFNCPATALDSWVARLTAAGITIEADFIWPNGARSVYVRDPAGNSVEFAEPKLWERAA; encoded by the coding sequence ATGACCATGATGCCCGAACTCGACGGCGTTCTCGAAGCCGCGCTCTACGTCGATGACCTGGACACGGCGGCGGCGTTTTATGGTGATCTCCTTGGTCTCGAAGAGGTGATTTCGCATCCGCCGCGCCACATCTTCTATCGTGCAGGCGATACAATCGTCCTGCTCTTCGTGGCCAGCGAAACCCGCAATCCGCCACCACCGGGTGCCAAGTTGCCGGTGCCGCCCCATGGCGCGACGGGGCCGGGGCATCTCTGCTTCAACTGCCCTGCCACTGCGCTCGACAGTTGGGTAGCCCGGTTGACTGCGGCGGGCATCACCATCGAGGCTGATTTCATCTGGCCCAACGGGGCGCGCTCGGTTTATGTTCGCGATCCGGCGGGCAACAGCGTTGAGTTCGCCGAACCGAAATTGTGGGAGCGCGCAGCGTGA
- a CDS encoding ABC transporter ATP-binding protein, with product MSETSPVIQAKNLDLTFQTNDGPIHALKDVSLDINKGDFVSFIGPSGCGKTTFLRVIAALEQPTGGTVTVNGMTPDEARRARAYGYVFQAAGLYPWRTIAGNIKLPLEIMGFSRQEQAERVKNVLELVDLEGFDRKFPWQLSGGMQQRASIARALAFDADLLLMDEPFGALDEIVRDHLNEQLLKLWAKTEKTIGFVTHSIPEAVYLSTRIVVMSPRPGRITDVIESTLPRERPLDIRDTPEFLEIAHRVRDGLRAGHAYDD from the coding sequence GTGAGCGAAACATCACCGGTCATTCAGGCCAAGAATCTCGACCTTACCTTCCAGACCAACGATGGCCCGATCCATGCGCTGAAAGATGTCTCGCTCGACATCAACAAGGGCGATTTCGTCAGCTTCATCGGTCCCTCGGGCTGTGGCAAGACGACCTTTTTGCGTGTTATCGCCGCGCTCGAACAACCCACCGGCGGCACCGTCACGGTGAACGGTATGACCCCCGATGAGGCGCGGCGCGCGCGCGCCTACGGGTATGTGTTTCAGGCCGCCGGCCTCTATCCGTGGCGCACCATTGCGGGCAACATCAAACTGCCGCTGGAAATCATGGGGTTCTCCAGGCAAGAACAGGCCGAACGCGTGAAAAACGTGCTGGAACTTGTTGATCTTGAAGGGTTTGACAGAAAATTCCCGTGGCAGCTTTCTGGCGGCATGCAGCAGCGCGCCAGCATTGCGCGCGCTCTGGCGTTTGATGCTGATCTGCTGTTGATGGACGAACCCTTCGGCGCCCTGGACGAGATTGTGCGCGATCACCTGAACGAACAATTGCTCAAACTCTGGGCCAAGACCGAGAAAACCATCGGTTTCGTGACCCATTCAATTCCCGAGGCGGTCTATCTCTCGACCCGCATCGTCGTCATGTCGCCCCGGCCGGGCCGGATCACCGATGTGATAGAAAGCACCCTGCCGCGCGAACGCCCGCTCGATATTCGCGACACACCGGAGTTTCTGGAAATCGCCCACCGCGTGCGCGATGGGCTCAGGGCAGGGCACGCCTATGACGATTGA